The Archangium primigenium genomic interval CTGGCGGCCCCAGTCGAGCCCGAGGTCGCCAAGGTCAGCCCCCCGAGGGCCGAGAAGGACTAGGTCTCCGAGGGCTTGAGCAGCGCCGTCAGCTTGCGCGCCAGCTCCGCCTCGGCGCGCAGGGGCGCGTCGTCCAGCTGCTCCGCCGCCTTGGCCAGGGATTGCGCCGTTCGCTCCGCCAGGGCGTGCGCCCCCACCTTGTCGCCCCCGTGCCACTTCTCGCACGCCACCTGCGCGCCGAGGATGAAGTTGGTCAGGGCGACCGTCTTGCGCACCGGCTCCTGCGAGTACCAGGACGCCTCGGCCGTGAGCGGCTCGCTCCCCTCGTAGCGCGCCGTCAACAGGGTGGCGGACGGCTCGCCCGCCGTGGACTGGAACGACAGCGCGCTGGCGGCCAGGGATTGACCGGGCGGCACCGCCTCGCCCACGCGGGACAGCCGCGCGAGGACGGCGCCCCGGTTGCGGGACAGGAACACCGAGGACACGGTCATGCCCGCCCGGGCATCACCCGGCTTCACCCCGGGCAGGCCATACACCGCCTCGATCCGGTAGCCCTCGGCGGGGGTGAGCTCCATCTTCAAGTCATACGCGATGGGCGTCACCAGGTAGTCGAAGTCCTGATCGAAGACGGAGCGCGTGCGCTCGGCATCGCTCAAATAGAAGGAGTTGGCGCCCCGCACGGAGGAGATCTGGGCCACGAACTCCTGGTTGAAGGCGATGTTCACGCCGAAGACGGTCAGATCCTGGCCCCGCTGGGACTGCTCGCGAACCAGGCGCATGAACTCGCCCTCCCCCGTCGGTCCCACGTTGGGCATGGCATCGGTGAACAGGAACAGGCGGCGGGCCCGCGCGGCGTCTGGCGGACGCGAGGACAGCTGGGCATAGCCCTTCTGGAGCCCACACTCGATGCAGGTCGAGCCCCGGACCTCGAGGGTGTCGATGGCGCGCAGCAAGGCGGCGCGGTCCGACAGGGCGGTCTGCGGGACGAGCGTCTCGGCCACATCGTCGAAGGTGATCAGGGAAAAGGTGTCGCGCTCGTCCAGCTTGCCCACCAGGCGGCGCGCGGCCTCCTTCACCGCAGTCATGGGCTCGCCCATCATGGAGCCCGAGCGGTCGATGACGAGCGCCACGTCGAGCGGCTTGCGCCGGAAGGTGGCGGGGTCCACATTGGAGGAGAAACCCACCTGCACGAACACCTCCTGGCGGTCCGTGTCGAGGGCGGTGGCGATCCCCGTGGCCGTGCGCAGACACAACACCTGCTCACAGGGCGGCCCCTCCAGGGGCAGGTCATGCTCGGAGAACAGCCCCTCGGCGAGGAAGTCGTCGGGGTGGGGCACCTGGCCCTCGGCGATCTTCCGCCGCGCCAGCGCCATGTCCTGAGCCCCGCCGGGCGTGGCGCCAAACCCGCCTCCGATGTCCGAGGGGAACCCTTCCGGACTCGGGCCGCTACAACCCACCCACAGCAAGGCCAGACAACCCACGGCCAGGAATCGTCGCATCATGTCGTTGCTCCCGAGGAGAGGGGGACTCCCCGCCAGAGCAAGATGTGTTCCCAACCGGGAGGGCCCGGGACGCTCCGAGGAGAGACGCCCGGTGAATGCCCCCGCGCCTCCGCCAATCCCTGACAGGAATGTCGTGGAGGGCGGGACGCCCGGGGCTCAGAACAGCCGGTTGAGGCCGTTGAGCGCCGCCACGCGATAGGCCTCGGCCATGGTGGGGTAGTTGAAGGTGGTGTTGATGAAGTAGTCGATGCTGTTGCCCGGGCCCTCCTGCGACATGATGGCCTGGCCGATGTGGATGATCTCCGAGGCGTTGTCCCCGAAGCAGTGCAGCCCGAGGATCTCCCGCGTGTCCCGGTGGAAGAGCATCTTGAGCATGCCCACCGTGCGGCCGGTGATCTGCGCGCGCGCCAGGCTCTTGAAGAAGGCGTGGCCGACTTCATACGGCACGCCCTGGCGCGTCAATTCCTGCTCGGTGCGGCCCAGGCTGCTGATCTCCGGGCTCGTGTAGATGCCGCTGGGGATGTCCTTGACGAGCTTGTGCTCCAGCCGGCCCTCGACGATGTGCGTGGCGGCGAAGCGGCCCTGGTCATAGGACGCGCTCGCGAGCGAGGGATTGCCCACCACGTCGCCCACCGCGTAGATGTGGGGCACCACCGTCTGGTAGGCGTCGTTCACCTGGATGTTGCCGCGCGAGTCCGTCTGGATGCCCAGCGCCTGCAGGCCGATGTCCTGGGTGTTGCCCGTGCGCCCGTTGGCCCACAGGAAGATGTCCGCGCGCAGGCGCTTGCCGCTCTTGAGGTGCAGCACCACCCCGTCGTCGCTCGTCTCCACGCGCTCCATCTGCTCCTGGTGGCGGATGAGCACGCCCTGCTCGCGCAGGTGGTAGCTGAGCGCGTCGGAGATCTCATCGTCCAGGAAGGACAGGAGCCGCTCGCGCGTGTTCACCAGGTCCACCTTCACGCCCAGCATGCGGAACATGGAGGCGTACTCGCAGCCGATGACGCCCGCGCCGTAGATGATCATCGTCATCGGCGTGTCGCGCAGGTTGAAGATGGTGTCCGAGTCGAAGATGCGCGGGTGCTGGAAGTCCAGGTCCGGCGGGTGGTAGGGCCGCGAGCCCGTGGCCAGCACGACGGACTTGGCGGACAGCTGCTCGCTGGCGCCCCGCGGCTCGCTCACCTCCAGGGTGTTGGCGTCCAGGAAGCGCGCCCGGCCCACCACCAGCTCCACCCGGTTGCGCTCATAGAAGGTGGTGCGCAGCTGCACCTGGCGCGACACCACCGAGGTGGCGCTGCGCATCATGTCCTTGAACTTCCAGCGGTGGGCCAGCTCGACCCGCAGGTCCGGGTGATCGATCTGCACGTCCACCAGCCGCTGGATGGCGTGGCGCAGCGCCTTGGACGGAATGGTGGCGGTGTGGGTGCAGGCGCCGCCCACCAGGGGCTGTTGCTCCACCACGCAGACCCGCTTGCCGGACTTGGCCGCCTTCATGGCCGCCCCCTCGCCGCCCGGACCGGAACCAATCACCACGATGTCGAAAT includes:
- a CDS encoding vWA domain-containing protein — protein: MMRRFLAVGCLALLWVGCSGPSPEGFPSDIGGGFGATPGGAQDMALARRKIAEGQVPHPDDFLAEGLFSEHDLPLEGPPCEQVLCLRTATGIATALDTDRQEVFVQVGFSSNVDPATFRRKPLDVALVIDRSGSMMGEPMTAVKEAARRLVGKLDERDTFSLITFDDVAETLVPQTALSDRAALLRAIDTLEVRGSTCIECGLQKGYAQLSSRPPDAARARRLFLFTDAMPNVGPTGEGEFMRLVREQSQRGQDLTVFGVNIAFNQEFVAQISSVRGANSFYLSDAERTRSVFDQDFDYLVTPIAYDLKMELTPAEGYRIEAVYGLPGVKPGDARAGMTVSSVFLSRNRGAVLARLSRVGEAVPPGQSLAASALSFQSTAGEPSATLLTARYEGSEPLTAEASWYSQEPVRKTVALTNFILGAQVACEKWHGGDKVGAHALAERTAQSLAKAAEQLDDAPLRAEAELARKLTALLKPSET
- the sthA gene encoding Si-specific NAD(P)(+) transhydrogenase translates to MSVRHFDIVVIGSGPGGEGAAMKAAKSGKRVCVVEQQPLVGGACTHTATIPSKALRHAIQRLVDVQIDHPDLRVELAHRWKFKDMMRSATSVVSRQVQLRTTFYERNRVELVVGRARFLDANTLEVSEPRGASEQLSAKSVVLATGSRPYHPPDLDFQHPRIFDSDTIFNLRDTPMTMIIYGAGVIGCEYASMFRMLGVKVDLVNTRERLLSFLDDEISDALSYHLREQGVLIRHQEQMERVETSDDGVVLHLKSGKRLRADIFLWANGRTGNTQDIGLQALGIQTDSRGNIQVNDAYQTVVPHIYAVGDVVGNPSLASASYDQGRFAATHIVEGRLEHKLVKDIPSGIYTSPEISSLGRTEQELTRQGVPYEVGHAFFKSLARAQITGRTVGMLKMLFHRDTREILGLHCFGDNASEIIHIGQAIMSQEGPGNSIDYFINTTFNYPTMAEAYRVAALNGLNRLF